A stretch of Perognathus longimembris pacificus isolate PPM17 chromosome 1, ASM2315922v1, whole genome shotgun sequence DNA encodes these proteins:
- the LOC125348154 gene encoding LOW QUALITY PROTEIN: olfactory receptor 6C4-like (The sequence of the model RefSeq protein was modified relative to this genomic sequence to represent the inferred CDS: substituted 1 base at 1 genomic stop codon), with the protein MRNRTMVTEFILLGLTSQPEFQVVIFIFLFLTYMLSVLGNLSIIILTCLDSHLQTPMYFFLRNFSFLEISFTSIFIPRFLTSMTTGNKAISFAGCLTQYFFAIFLGATEFYLLASMSYDRYVAICKPLHYLIIMNSRVCLQLVFCSWLGGLIAILLPVILMSQVEFCASNVLNHYFCDYGPLIELACSDTHTLELSVFLLAMMTLVVTLVLVILSYTYIIRTILNIPSAQQRTKAFSTCSSHLVVISLSYSSCMFMYINPSVKEEGTFNKAMAVLITSVAPLLNPFIYTLRNQQVKQAFKDNVKKMVRFXRKDISMQNAFSIRKVWTVSYYFPSDDP; encoded by the coding sequence ATGAGAAACCGGACCATGGTCACTGAGTTTATTCTTCTGGGCCTCACAAGTCAGCCTGAATTCCAGGTGGTGATATTCATCTTTCTGTTCCTCACCTACATGCTGAGTGTCCTCGGAAATCTGTCTATCATAATCCTCACCTGCCTAGATTCTCACCTCCAAACCCCCATGTATTTCTTCCTGCGGAATTTCTCTTTCTTAGAAATCTCCTTCACGTCCATTTTCATTCCCAGATTTCTAACCAGCATGACAACTGGAAATAAAGCCATCAGCTTTGCGGGCTGCCTCACTCAATATTTTTTTGCTATATTTTTAGGAGCCACAGAGTTTTACCTCCTGGCCTCCATGTcatatgaccgctatgtggccatctgcaagccTCTGCATTACCTGATTATCATGAACAGCAGAGTTTGCCTACAACTTGTGTTCTGCTCCTGGCTGGGGGGGTTGATAGCTATCTTACTGCCAGTCATCCTGATGAGCCAGGTAGAGTTCTGTGCCTCCAATGTTCTGAACCACTATTTTTGTGACTACGGACCCTTGATAGAGCTTGCCTGCTCAGACACACACACCTTAGAGCTGTCAGTCTTCCTCTTGGCTATGATGACTCTAGTGGTCACGCTGGTgctggtgatactttcttacacaTACATCATCAGGACCATTCTGAACATCCCTTCTGCCCAGCAAAGGACAAAAGCCTTTTCTACTTGTTCCTCCCACCTGGTGGTCATCTCCCTCTCTTACAGCAGCTGCATGTTCATGTATATCAATCCTTCTGTGAAAGAAGAAGGTACTTTCAACAAAGCAATGGCTGTGCTCATCACCTCCGTCGCCCCCTTGTTGAACCCCTTCATTTATACACTGAGAAACCAACAAGTAAAGCAAGCCTTTAAGGACAATGTCAAGAAGATGGTGAGGTTCTAAAGAAAAGATATTTCGATGCAAAATGCATTTTCAATTCGTAAAGTATGGACTGTGTCTTACTATTTTCCAAGTGATGACCCCTGA
- the LOC125354413 gene encoding olfactory receptor 6C2-like, giving the protein MKNYTAITTFILVGLTDNSTLQILLFIFLLLTYLLSIVGNLVIITLTLVDSHLKTPMYFFLRNFSILEVTFTTVCIPRFLYTMASGDNTITYNACATQMFLVIVLGVTEFFLLTAMSYDRYVAICKPLHYTTIMNNRVCIRLLVSCYIIALVIVIPPFGMGLEFEFCNSNVIDHFGCDAGPILKITCSDTKLIERYVLTLAVLTLLFTLACVTLSYTYIIKTILRFPSAQQRKKAFSTCSSHIIVVSITYGSCIFIYVKPSAKEGVAVSKVVSVLTTSVAPVMNPFIYTLRNKQVVQAFKGMIKRTASITKN; this is encoded by the coding sequence ATGAAAAATTACACGGCAATAACTACATTCATCCTGGTGGGCCTAACAGATAATTCAACCCTACAGATTCTGCTCTTTATCTTTCTGCTTCTAACCTACTTGTTGAGCATTGTTGGCAATCTGGTCATCATCACTCTCACACTGGTGGATTCTCACCTTAAAAcacccatgtactttttcctccGCAATTTCTCCATCTTGGAAGTCACCTTCACAACTGTCTGCATCCCCCGATTCCTCTACACAATGGCATCTGGGGACAATACTATTACTTACAATGCATGTGCCACTCAAATGTTTTTAGTTATTGTCCTGGGCGTGACTGAGTTCTTCCTGCTGACAGCCATGTCCTATGACCGCTACGTGGCCATCTGCAAACCGCTGCATTACACAACCATCATGAACAATAGGGTTTGTATCAGATTACTTGTGAGTTGTTACATCATAGCCCTTGTCATCGTCATCCCACCATTTGGCATGGGCCTTGAATTTGAGTTCTGCAACTCCAATGTCATTGATCACTTTGGCTGTGATGCGGGCCCAATCCTGAAGATCACCTGCTCAGACACAAAGCTTATAGAGCGGTATGTCTTAACCTTGGCTGTGCTGACACTGCTATTTACGTTAGCATGTGTGACTCTGTCCTATACCTACATCATCAAGACCATTCTCAGATTCCCTTCTGCCCAGCAAAGGAAAAAGGCTTTTTCTACTTGTTCTTCCCATATAATTGTGGTTTCTATCACTTACGGGAGCTGCATCTTCATCTATGTGAAACCATCTGCCAAAGAAGGGGTAGCTGTTAGTAAGGTGGTATCAGTGCTCACGACTTCCGTCGCACCAGTTATGAATCCCTTCATTTATACCCTGAGGAACAAGCAAGTAGTTCAAGCTTTCAAAGGCATGATCAAAAGGACTGCCTCGATCACCAAGAACTGA